A stretch of the Staphylococcus sp. NRL 16/872 genome encodes the following:
- a CDS encoding threonine/serine exporter family protein gives MLFYLFHFTISFISTCLFSIIFNAPKRLLLACGFVGAVAWTIYQYTVDMNLGKVGASFLGSLILGLLSHVMSRRYKRPVIIFIVPGIIPLVPGGTAYEATRFLVSNDYTHAVNTFLEVTLISGSIAFGILVAEILYYIYTRIKQFYDKIKGKTYKKIYNMNNRV, from the coding sequence ATGTTATTTTATTTGTTTCATTTTACAATTAGTTTCATTTCTACATGTCTTTTCTCCATCATATTTAATGCGCCTAAAAGATTACTGCTTGCCTGTGGTTTCGTAGGCGCAGTAGCTTGGACAATTTATCAATACACTGTAGATATGAACTTAGGAAAAGTGGGCGCCTCTTTCCTCGGTAGTTTAATATTAGGTTTATTAAGTCACGTCATGAGTCGCCGATACAAACGTCCTGTGATTATATTTATCGTTCCAGGGATTATTCCATTAGTACCTGGGGGAACAGCATATGAAGCAACACGTTTTTTAGTTTCAAATGATTATACACACGCTGTTAATACTTTTTTAGAAGTAACGCTTATTTCAGGTTCAATTGCTTTTGGAATTTTAGTAGCAGAAATCCTCTATTACATTTATACACGTATTAAACAGTTTTATGATAAAATCAAGGGTAAAACATACAAGAAAATTTACAATATGAATAATAGAGTCTAA
- the pepT gene encoding peptidase T: protein MKEQIIDRLSRYVKIDTQSNPDSNTTPSTDKQWDLLRLLKQELEGFGLSTDMDDNGYLFATLESNIEEDVPTIGFLAHVDTSPDFNATNVNPQIVESYDGKPIKLGDTHRVLSQETFPELKKLKGHTLMITDGTSLLGADDKAGVVEIMEAVKYLQEHPEVKHGRIRIAFTPDEEIGRGPHKFDVERFNADFAYTMDGSEFGELQFESFNAAEAKITTHGVNVHPGSAKNIMVNALSLGHQFHSLLPAGEVPERTEGYEGFYHLMKFEGNVEKATLQYIIRDHDREAFELRKKKLLEIRDDINTHYEDFPVKVDIEDQYYNMAEKIQPHPYIINIPKKVFADLNIEPNTEPIRGGTDGSQLSFMGLPTPNIFTGCGNFHGPFEYASIDVMEKAVQVIIGIAQEVKSYQK, encoded by the coding sequence ATGAAAGAACAAATTATAGACAGATTATCACGATATGTAAAAATCGATACACAATCAAATCCAGATTCAAATACTACACCTTCAACTGATAAACAGTGGGATTTATTACGTTTATTGAAACAAGAACTTGAAGGTTTTGGATTATCTACAGATATGGATGACAATGGTTATTTATTTGCCACATTAGAAAGTAACATTGAAGAAGACGTACCAACAATAGGCTTCTTAGCTCATGTGGATACATCACCTGATTTTAATGCAACTAATGTAAATCCACAAATTGTTGAATCTTATGATGGTAAACCTATTAAATTAGGTGATACTCATCGCGTATTGAGCCAAGAAACGTTTCCTGAATTAAAAAAACTTAAAGGTCATACTCTCATGATCACAGATGGCACGTCGCTATTAGGTGCTGATGATAAAGCTGGCGTTGTTGAAATTATGGAAGCCGTAAAATATTTACAAGAACATCCAGAAGTGAAACACGGACGCATTCGTATTGCATTTACACCAGATGAAGAAATTGGTCGTGGTCCTCATAAATTTGATGTAGAACGTTTTAATGCTGATTTCGCTTATACAATGGATGGTAGTGAATTTGGCGAACTTCAATTTGAAAGTTTTAACGCTGCAGAAGCTAAAATTACGACGCATGGTGTAAATGTTCATCCTGGTTCGGCTAAGAATATTATGGTTAATGCCCTTTCATTAGGTCATCAATTCCATAGTTTATTACCAGCTGGTGAAGTTCCTGAACGTACTGAAGGTTATGAAGGTTTCTATCATTTAATGAAATTTGAAGGTAATGTCGAAAAAGCAACATTGCAATACATCATTCGTGATCATGATAGAGAAGCGTTTGAATTACGTAAGAAAAAACTTCTAGAAATTCGTGATGATATTAACACACACTATGAAGATTTCCCGGTAAAAGTGGACATTGAAGATCAATATTATAATATGGCAGAAAAAATTCAACCACACCCTTATATTATTAATATTCCTAAAAAAGTGTTCGCAGATTTAAACATTGAACCAAATACTGAACCGATTCGTGGTGGTACTGATGGTTCACAACTTTCATTTATGGGACTTCCAACACCTAATATCTTCACTGGTTGTGGCAATTTCCATGGTCCTTTCGAGTATGCATCTATTGATGTCATGGAAAAAGCAGTACAAGTGATTATTGGTATTGCTCAAGAAGTAAAAAGCTATCAAAAATAA
- a CDS encoding glycerate kinase produces MKVLVAMDEFNGIISSYQANRYVEEAVASQIDKADVVQVPLFNGRHELMDSVFLWQSGTKYRVNVHDADMNEVEAVYGQTEDGLTVIEGNLFLKGSKPVEQRSSYGLGEVIMDALKNGADNIVISLGGIDSFDGGIGMLQALGGKFYDDESNLLDAREGARIIKFIRHIDLSGITTEFSNAKIQVMSDFSSKLYGKNSEIMKTFDTQHISFEEAKDIDNLIWYFSEIVKSELRVALGPVERGGAGGGIAAVLSGLYNANILTSHELVDQITHLDDLISQADLIIFGEGLKEEDNLLETTTLRIAELTEKHQKPAIAICATDDKFDVFDKHHVTAMFNTFVEMPESYTDFKMGIQIRHYTVQALRLLKISLNQL; encoded by the coding sequence ATGAAAGTATTAGTAGCTATGGATGAGTTCAATGGTATTATTTCAAGTTACCAAGCGAATCGCTATGTAGAAGAAGCAGTAGCAAGCCAAATTGATAAAGCTGACGTGGTTCAAGTGCCATTATTTAATGGTCGCCATGAATTAATGGATTCTGTTTTCTTATGGCAATCCGGAACTAAGTATAGAGTAAATGTGCATGACGCTGATATGAATGAAGTAGAAGCGGTTTATGGGCAAACTGAAGATGGGTTAACGGTTATCGAGGGAAATTTATTCTTAAAAGGTAGTAAACCAGTTGAACAACGTTCAAGTTATGGTTTAGGAGAAGTCATTATGGATGCGTTAAAGAACGGCGCCGATAATATCGTTATCTCTCTTGGGGGCATTGATAGCTTTGATGGCGGTATCGGTATGTTACAAGCTTTAGGTGGTAAGTTTTATGATGATGAAAGTAATTTATTAGATGCACGTGAAGGTGCACGTATTATTAAATTTATTCGCCATATAGACTTATCAGGTATAACTACTGAATTCAGTAATGCTAAAATTCAAGTTATGTCAGATTTCTCAAGTAAGTTATATGGTAAGAATAGTGAGATTATGAAGACATTTGATACACAACATATCAGCTTTGAAGAAGCGAAAGATATAGATAACTTAATTTGGTATTTTAGTGAAATAGTTAAAAGTGAACTACGCGTAGCTTTAGGTCCTGTTGAACGTGGAGGTGCCGGTGGTGGTATTGCTGCTGTGTTAAGTGGGCTATATAATGCAAATATTTTAACTAGTCACGAATTAGTAGATCAAATTACGCATTTAGATGATTTGATTTCTCAGGCTGATTTGATTATTTTTGGTGAAGGCTTGAAAGAAGAAGATAATCTTTTAGAAACAACCACATTAAGAATCGCAGAGTTAACAGAAAAACATCAAAAACCTGCCATCGCAATTTGTGCAACGGATGACAAATTTGATGTGTTTGATAAACATCATGTGACAGCTATGTTTAATACGTTTGTAGAAATGCCTGAAAGTTATACTGATTTTAAAATGGGCATCCAAATTAGACATTATACAGTTCAAGCATTGCGACTATTAAAAATATCGTTAAATCAACTGTAG
- the ytxJ gene encoding bacillithiol system redox-active protein YtxJ, with the protein MAIKLSSIDQFEQVLEDNKYVFVLKHSDTCPISADAFDQFNKFLYERDMDGYYLVVQEERKLSDYIADKTNVKHESPQAFYFVEGKAKWNASHSDINVSSLAQAEE; encoded by the coding sequence ATGGCTATAAAGCTGAGTTCGATTGACCAGTTTGAACAAGTACTAGAAGATAATAAATATGTATTTGTATTAAAACATAGTGATACTTGTCCAATCTCAGCAGATGCATTTGATCAATTTAATAAATTTTTATATGAAAGAGATATGGATGGCTATTATCTAGTTGTTCAAGAAGAAAGAAAGCTATCTGATTACATTGCTGACAAAACGAATGTAAAACACGAATCACCCCAAGCATTCTACTTTGTAGAAGGAAAAGCTAAATGGAATGCAAGCCATAGTGATATTAATGTGTCTTCGTTAGCTCAGGCTGAAGAATAA
- a CDS encoding EMYY motif lipoprotein, which translates to MKKIAILSMIVVCSLILSSCGVQHNSNLKSFSQHLDKVENKKKDVETVMDKIHLKKLNELSKTDTTDKNKKEFKALQKDINNHLIPTFKNYEKAAKQLPAKNSETKDLKQKYLKNVSQERQKMDDIKAFVDLCNQSISANENILDYTKLFEKNRSQVETAIQKANNQDDANQLTSKIEDNNKQLQQTAQKYLENGKFDSTKAIKSHMKPLIEKQITELNRTNITDTNVNDARKNAIEMYYNLLNYYDTREKTIKIEKKLSKINVEKLPKTGKELNKQNNDFAKDFKRVKEK; encoded by the coding sequence ATGAAAAAAATAGCAATTCTTTCAATGATAGTAGTATGTAGTTTGATTCTATCGTCATGCGGCGTCCAACATAACTCGAATTTAAAGAGTTTTTCTCAGCATTTAGATAAAGTTGAAAATAAGAAAAAAGATGTTGAAACGGTGATGGATAAAATTCATTTAAAAAAATTGAACGAATTAAGCAAAACGGATACGACAGATAAAAATAAGAAAGAATTTAAAGCACTACAAAAAGATATTAATAACCATTTAATACCTACATTTAAAAACTATGAAAAAGCAGCTAAGCAACTACCTGCTAAAAATTCAGAAACTAAAGATTTAAAACAGAAGTATTTAAAAAATGTTAGCCAAGAAAGACAAAAGATGGATGATATAAAAGCGTTTGTTGATCTATGTAATCAATCGATAAGTGCAAATGAAAATATTTTAGATTACACGAAATTATTTGAAAAAAATCGTTCTCAAGTAGAAACAGCTATCCAAAAAGCAAATAATCAAGATGACGCCAATCAATTAACTAGTAAGATTGAAGATAATAACAAACAATTACAACAAACGGCACAAAAATATTTAGAAAATGGCAAGTTCGATTCGACAAAAGCGATTAAATCACATATGAAGCCTTTAATTGAAAAACAAATTACTGAACTTAATCGCACTAATATTACGGATACTAATGTGAATGATGCGCGTAAAAATGCTATTGAAATGTATTACAATCTTTTAAATTATTATGATACACGCGAAAAAACAATTAAAATTGAGAAAAAACTTTCTAAAATTAATGTCGAAAAGTTGCCAAAAACGGGTAAAGAATTAAATAAACAAAATAATGATTTTGCAAAAGATTTTAAGCGTGTAAAAGAGAAATAA
- a CDS encoding GrpB family protein, producing MYSTVQPFVDYQTTQYYETLYENTKTLLFDLLDSPVQFTQHIGGTKHFNYATEPILDILVGVNNLHDITSLDEKRLNYVGFYRLHHPYKKKVMMAHFNNMIDLKQIIRLHIIQMNTPLFNQYLAVDEALTSNEDLALQFSEKKKTIIQHVNHIRNYENQKQKYFENLYKKL from the coding sequence ATGTATTCAACTGTTCAACCTTTTGTCGACTATCAAACTACTCAATATTATGAAACATTATATGAGAATACTAAAACATTACTTTTTGATTTATTAGATTCTCCAGTTCAGTTTACCCAACATATTGGTGGAACAAAGCATTTTAATTATGCTACGGAACCGATATTAGATATTTTAGTCGGCGTGAATAACTTACATGACATTACCTCTTTAGATGAAAAAAGGTTGAATTATGTAGGGTTTTATCGTCTTCATCATCCATATAAGAAAAAGGTAATGATGGCCCACTTTAATAATATGATCGATTTAAAACAAATAATACGCCTTCATATCATCCAAATGAATACACCTTTATTCAACCAATATTTAGCTGTTGATGAGGCACTCACTTCAAACGAGGACTTGGCGCTTCAATTTTCAGAAAAGAAGAAAACTATCATTCAACATGTTAATCATATAAGAAATTATGAAAATCAAAAACAAAAATACTTTGAAAATTTATACAAAAAGTTATAA